A DNA window from Parabacteroides johnsonii DSM 18315 contains the following coding sequences:
- a CDS encoding DUF3810 domain-containing protein, translating into MKYIRRIILSLLLVAIWFTMRSPGAGEAYARNIYPYVSAVLSRFSSLFPFSVGDCLIYGSIVGLLVYVGCAIAGKCSWKTLAGRTVEYLLWVYVWFYMAWGLNYFRQDFFTRTQLPYAAYSADAFRSFLSAYTDALNASFVPVEEVDKAVVAKESERGYREIAGRFGLVAPAGYLHPKPMLFPSLMSGVGVLGYMGPFFTEYNLNPELLPVQYPFTYAHEMAHVLGISSEAEANLYGFLVCSRSEVPEIRFSAYFALLPYVLSNAYQLLPEEEFIRWKNTISPEIKELYNRKVAYWEELYSPLIGEIQSIAYNWFLKGNNIPSGRKNYSEVVALLMALENTSGEI; encoded by the coding sequence TTGAAATACATACGCCGGATAATCTTGTCTCTCCTTTTAGTCGCTATCTGGTTCACCATGCGTTCGCCGGGAGCAGGAGAGGCGTATGCCCGGAATATCTATCCGTATGTATCGGCTGTCCTGTCCCGTTTCTCATCTCTTTTCCCTTTTTCGGTGGGCGATTGCCTAATATATGGTAGTATTGTCGGTTTGCTTGTTTATGTGGGCTGTGCTATTGCTGGCAAATGTTCGTGGAAGACGTTAGCAGGGCGGACAGTCGAATATCTGTTGTGGGTGTATGTCTGGTTCTATATGGCATGGGGACTGAATTATTTCCGGCAGGATTTCTTTACCCGGACACAGCTTCCGTATGCGGCTTATTCGGCCGATGCATTCCGTTCTTTCCTGTCTGCTTACACGGATGCTTTGAATGCTTCTTTTGTCCCGGTTGAGGAGGTCGACAAAGCGGTTGTTGCGAAGGAATCCGAAAGGGGATACCGGGAAATTGCCGGACGATTCGGACTGGTTGCTCCTGCCGGATATCTGCATCCGAAGCCGATGTTGTTCCCTTCGCTGATGAGCGGTGTGGGTGTTTTGGGATATATGGGGCCGTTTTTTACTGAATATAACCTGAATCCGGAATTGCTGCCTGTCCAGTATCCGTTTACTTATGCGCACGAAATGGCGCATGTGTTGGGGATATCCAGCGAGGCGGAAGCGAATCTGTACGGTTTTCTGGTCTGTTCCCGCTCGGAAGTGCCGGAAATCCGTTTTTCAGCTTACTTCGCCTTGTTGCCATATGTGCTGAGCAACGCATATCAGCTCCTGCCGGAGGAAGAATTTATCCGGTGGAAAAACACGATCTCTCCCGAAATAAAAGAGCTTTACAACCGTAAAGTCGCTTATTGGGAAGAGTTGTACAGCCCGCTCATAGGTGAAATCCAAAGTATCGCTTACAACTGGTTCCTGAAAGGAAACAACATCCCCTCCGGCCGGAAGAATTATTCGGAAGTGGTGGCATTATTGATGGCACTGGAAAATACGTCAGGAGAGATTTGA
- the metH gene encoding methionine synthase — MDKEMFLNALKERILILDGGMGTMVQGFKLTEKDYRGEQFADWPGDLKGNNDLLCITRPDVIKSIHRQYLDAGADIFATNTFNANAISMEDYGMQEQVRNINLAAGKLAREVADGFMAEHPDRTIFVAGSIGPTNKTASMSPDVSDPAYRAVTYMDLYDAYKEQVDALVDGGVDIVLFETTFDTLNVKAGLEAAETVLKEKGKDLPIMLSLTLSAQGGRTFSGQTLLAFLASVGHANIVSVGLNCSFGAADMKPYLAELAKHAPYYISAYPNAGLPNSFGSYDETPEKMAVHVKPFIEEGLVNILGGCCGTTPAHIAKYPELVKGARPHVPAPKPDCLWLSGLELLEVKPENNFVNVGERCNVAGSRKFLRLIKEENYEEALTIARKQVEDGAQVIDINMDDGMLDAVKEMTTFLNLIAAEPDISRVPVMIDSSKWEVIEKGLMCVQGKSIVNSISLKEGEELFLQHAARIKQLGAATVVMAFDEKGQADTFERKIEVCGRAYRLLREKVDFDPNGIIFDPNVLAIATGMEEHNGYGLDFIRAVEWIKKNLPGAKVSGGISNLSFSFRGNNYVREAMHSVFLYHAINKGMDMGIVNPSSSVLYEDIEPVFRTLLEDVILARRPEAAEELIEYAQNLHVKAQEREEEKLEAWREYPLKERLENALIKGVGDHLEEDLKEALKEYPRAVDIIDGPLMGGMNKVGELFGAGKMFLPQVVKTARTMKKAVAILQPAIEAEKVSSDSAKAGKVLFATVKGDVHDIGKNIVSIVLACNNYEVIDLGVMVPADVIVKKAIEEKPDLVCLSGLITPSLEEMVHVTDEMQKAGLSIPIMVGGATTSKLHTAIKIAPHYDYPVIHVLDASQNPLIAAKLLNPDTRDAYIAQLNSEYEALRASMNKKKEILVPLAEARTNRPEIDWASYSPVVPARGGVQVIPYIPLEEIIPYIHWTFFFSAWKLNGRFSEITRIHDCDACRAAWLAEFPEADRAKASEAMQLYKDTVKLLDRLVEMKAEYCKAIYGFFPANGDGDNIRMGEVLLPVLRQQAKREEGIYKSLADYVMPVSEGRTDYVGAFVVTAGVGAESLKERFEREGDTYNSMLLQTLTDRLAEATAEYLHEKVRKEYWGYAPDESLSISDLYKVKYQGIRPAVGYPSLPDQLLNYTLDKLLDMSQIGVRLTENGAMYPTATVSGIYIAHPDSQYFMIGTIDEEQMKDYARRRNLSETETKKLLNKNISN; from the coding sequence ATGGATAAAGAGATGTTTTTGAACGCCCTGAAAGAACGTATTTTGATTCTGGACGGGGGAATGGGGACGATGGTCCAGGGATTTAAACTGACCGAGAAAGATTATCGCGGAGAACAGTTTGCCGATTGGCCGGGCGACCTGAAAGGAAATAACGACCTGCTGTGTATCACCCGACCGGATGTGATCAAATCGATCCATCGCCAGTATCTGGATGCCGGTGCCGATATTTTTGCTACCAACACTTTCAATGCAAATGCCATCTCGATGGAGGACTACGGCATGCAGGAACAGGTAAGGAATATCAACTTGGCTGCCGGAAAGTTGGCGCGCGAGGTGGCCGACGGCTTTATGGCGGAACATCCGGATCGAACGATCTTTGTAGCCGGCTCTATCGGACCGACCAATAAGACGGCCTCGATGAGTCCCGACGTGAGCGATCCGGCTTATCGGGCTGTCACCTATATGGATTTGTATGACGCCTATAAGGAACAGGTGGATGCCTTGGTAGACGGGGGCGTGGATATCGTCCTGTTTGAAACGACTTTCGACACGCTGAATGTGAAAGCCGGGCTGGAAGCTGCCGAGACTGTGTTGAAGGAAAAAGGCAAAGATTTGCCGATTATGCTTTCTCTGACGTTGTCGGCCCAGGGGGGACGTACGTTTTCGGGGCAGACGTTGCTTGCGTTTTTGGCTTCTGTCGGGCATGCCAATATTGTCAGTGTCGGTCTGAACTGCTCGTTCGGTGCTGCCGATATGAAGCCTTACCTGGCTGAATTGGCAAAACATGCTCCTTATTATATAAGTGCTTATCCGAATGCCGGTCTGCCGAACAGTTTCGGCTCTTATGACGAGACGCCGGAAAAGATGGCTGTTCATGTAAAACCCTTTATCGAGGAAGGGCTGGTGAATATCTTGGGAGGCTGTTGCGGTACGACGCCGGCCCATATCGCCAAATATCCCGAACTGGTGAAAGGGGCCAGGCCGCATGTGCCGGCTCCGAAGCCCGATTGTCTTTGGTTGTCCGGTTTGGAACTGCTCGAAGTGAAGCCGGAGAATAATTTCGTGAATGTCGGCGAACGATGTAATGTGGCCGGTTCACGCAAGTTCTTGCGACTGATCAAGGAAGAAAATTATGAAGAGGCTTTGACAATTGCCCGCAAACAGGTGGAAGACGGCGCGCAGGTGATTGATATCAATATGGACGATGGAATGTTGGATGCTGTGAAAGAAATGACGACGTTCCTGAACTTGATCGCTGCCGAACCTGATATTTCTCGTGTCCCTGTGATGATCGACTCTTCCAAATGGGAGGTGATCGAGAAAGGCTTGATGTGCGTACAGGGTAAAAGCATAGTGAATTCGATTTCTTTGAAAGAAGGTGAAGAGCTCTTCCTGCAACATGCCGCCCGTATTAAACAGTTGGGTGCGGCTACGGTCGTAATGGCTTTTGATGAAAAAGGACAGGCCGACACGTTTGAACGGAAGATCGAGGTGTGCGGACGTGCTTACCGTCTCCTCCGGGAGAAAGTGGATTTTGATCCGAACGGAATCATTTTCGATCCGAATGTATTGGCTATCGCCACCGGTATGGAAGAACATAACGGATATGGGCTTGATTTTATCCGTGCCGTGGAATGGATCAAGAAGAACCTGCCGGGCGCGAAGGTGAGCGGCGGTATCAGCAACCTTTCCTTCTCTTTCCGGGGAAATAATTACGTGCGGGAGGCTATGCATTCCGTATTCCTGTATCATGCGATTAACAAAGGTATGGATATGGGGATCGTGAACCCGTCGTCGTCCGTACTCTATGAAGATATCGAGCCTGTTTTTCGAACATTGCTGGAAGACGTTATTCTGGCACGCCGTCCGGAAGCCGCTGAAGAACTGATCGAATATGCCCAGAACCTGCATGTAAAAGCGCAGGAGAGGGAAGAAGAAAAGCTGGAAGCCTGGCGTGAATATCCGTTGAAGGAGCGTCTGGAAAACGCTCTGATAAAAGGAGTCGGCGATCATCTGGAAGAAGATTTAAAGGAAGCCTTGAAGGAATATCCTCGTGCGGTGGATATTATCGACGGACCGCTGATGGGTGGAATGAATAAGGTGGGCGAATTGTTCGGCGCTGGAAAAATGTTTCTACCGCAGGTTGTCAAGACTGCCCGTACGATGAAAAAGGCGGTTGCTATCCTGCAACCGGCAATTGAGGCGGAAAAGGTCTCTTCTGATTCTGCTAAGGCTGGAAAGGTCCTGTTTGCGACAGTGAAAGGTGATGTGCATGACATCGGAAAGAATATTGTTTCGATCGTCCTGGCTTGCAACAATTATGAGGTGATCGATTTGGGAGTGATGGTTCCGGCAGACGTGATCGTAAAAAAGGCAATCGAAGAGAAGCCTGATCTGGTCTGTCTTTCCGGTCTGATCACGCCTTCGCTCGAAGAGATGGTGCATGTGACGGACGAGATGCAGAAAGCCGGCTTGAGTATTCCCATAATGGTGGGGGGCGCCACGACTTCGAAGTTGCATACGGCCATTAAGATCGCTCCTCATTATGACTATCCTGTCATTCATGTGCTGGATGCTTCGCAAAACCCGTTGATTGCGGCCAAACTGTTGAACCCGGATACGCGGGATGCTTATATTGCCCAGTTGAACAGTGAGTATGAGGCTCTGCGTGCTTCCATGAACAAGAAAAAAGAGATCTTGGTTCCGTTGGCGGAAGCCCGGACGAATCGTCCGGAGATCGACTGGGCTTCTTACAGTCCGGTTGTCCCGGCCCGGGGCGGGGTGCAGGTGATTCCTTATATTCCTCTGGAAGAAATAATCCCATATATTCATTGGACCTTCTTTTTCAGTGCCTGGAAACTGAACGGGCGTTTTTCGGAAATTACGCGGATCCACGATTGCGATGCTTGTCGTGCCGCCTGGCTGGCCGAATTCCCGGAGGCAGACCGGGCGAAGGCGTCGGAGGCTATGCAGTTGTACAAGGATACTGTTAAGCTGTTGGACCGCCTGGTTGAGATGAAAGCCGAGTATTGCAAGGCGATTTATGGTTTCTTCCCGGCAAATGGCGACGGGGATAATATCCGTATGGGTGAGGTCCTGCTTCCGGTTTTGCGTCAACAGGCGAAGAGGGAGGAGGGAATTTATAAGTCGTTGGCCGATTATGTGATGCCGGTATCGGAAGGGCGTACGGATTATGTCGGCGCTTTTGTGGTGACGGCCGGTGTCGGTGCCGAATCTCTGAAAGAGCGGTTCGAGCGGGAAGGAGACACCTATAATTCCATGTTGCTGCAAACTTTGACCGACCGTCTGGCCGAGGCTACAGCCGAATATCTCCATGAAAAGGTCCGTAAGGAATATTGGGGGTATGCTCCGGATGAGTCGCTTTCCATCTCCGACCTGTACAAAGTGAAATATCAGGGAATACGTCCGGCTGTCGGCTATCCTTCATTGCCGGACCAGCTTTTGAACTATACGCTGGATAAGTTGTTGGATATGTCACAGATCGGCGTCCGGCTGACGGAAAACGGTGCGATGTACCCGACGGCGACGGTCAGCGGTATTTATATCGCACACCCGGATTCGCAATATTTCATGATCGGTACTATCGACGAGGAACAGATGAAGGATTACGCCCGCCGCCGGAATCTGTCGGAAACGGAAACGAAGAAATTATTGAATAAAAACATATCGAATTGA
- the smpB gene encoding SsrA-binding protein SmpB, which translates to MKEKISNNIQIKNKRATFDYELLDTFTAGIVLTGTEIKSIRLGKASLVDTFCIVEKGELWVKNMYVAEYFYGTYNNHTARRDRKLLLTKKELRKIEGAARNNGFTIIPTRLFINDKGLAKVVVAIAKGKKEYDKRDSIKERDDRREMDRAFKRN; encoded by the coding sequence ATGAAAGAGAAGATTAGTAATAACATACAGATAAAGAACAAACGGGCGACTTTCGATTATGAGTTGCTCGACACGTTTACGGCAGGTATTGTGCTGACCGGTACGGAGATCAAATCGATCCGCCTGGGGAAGGCGAGCCTGGTCGATACGTTCTGTATTGTAGAGAAGGGTGAATTGTGGGTGAAGAATATGTATGTGGCAGAATATTTCTACGGGACATACAATAACCATACGGCCCGCCGTGACCGCAAGCTGCTGCTGACCAAAAAGGAATTGCGGAAGATTGAAGGTGCTGCCCGTAATAATGGCTTTACAATTATTCCGACACGCCTTTTTATTAATGACAAGGGACTGGCAAAAGTCGTTGTCGCTATCGCCAAAGGTAAGAAGGAGTATGACAAACGCGACTCTATCAAGGAGCGGGACGACCGCCGGGAGATGGATCGGGCTTTTAAACGGAATTGA
- a CDS encoding YIP1 family protein, whose product MYKEIFKLVVAIISQPGKAWEILTKKEEKDDEFLSRFVYPLIGFVTVAAFLGVLFTRKEFDVELALKSSIRTLVAAFGGFYLAAYLLNELWQGWFKREKDMKLCQRFVGYSSSLMFALNIVLMLLPEFFFLRIFVLYTFYIVWEGAGPYMQVEEKIRLKFVGIATGLILLTPWLIEVLLSMLMPGLRF is encoded by the coding sequence ATGTATAAAGAGATATTTAAATTGGTTGTAGCCATCATCTCCCAGCCGGGAAAGGCATGGGAGATTCTGACGAAAAAAGAAGAAAAAGACGATGAGTTTTTATCCCGGTTTGTCTATCCCCTGATTGGATTCGTTACGGTAGCAGCTTTTTTGGGCGTGCTGTTCACCCGGAAAGAGTTTGATGTCGAACTGGCGCTGAAATCGTCTATCCGGACGCTGGTTGCGGCGTTCGGCGGCTTTTATCTGGCAGCCTATTTGTTGAACGAACTTTGGCAGGGATGGTTCAAACGGGAGAAGGACATGAAGCTGTGCCAACGCTTTGTCGGCTATTCGTCTTCGTTGATGTTTGCTTTGAACATCGTGTTGATGTTGCTCCCGGAGTTTTTCTTTTTGCGTATATTTGTGTTATATACGTTTTATATCGTATGGGAAGGGGCTGGCCCTTATATGCAGGTGGAGGAGAAGATACGCCTGAAGTTTGTCGGGATCGCGACCGGGCTGATTTTGCTGACGCCTTGGCTGATTGAGGTCCTCCTTTCCATGTTGATGCCCGGCTTACGTTTTTGA
- a CDS encoding BFO_2992 family lipoprotein, which produces MRKTVLYGVLAFCLVVLNSCLGDPATQLTMANQAGVVVTGYGPGKAIYTKGDVVVSSEDFQNANVENGECILFDYSIDYGTANNMGAGTDTSYTEAVIYENTISEVNRWNFYNTLTDTSVVAKDELLLSSLQARSAYIRGNLFLFTEISNHPTNQVDSFSLSYNPDQLLGDDNIYSLYLRTIRIKADTTRGESMIIPCAFNIEDLVKEAGKNNSDELKFRINYAYSFGKDSASINWKSSDVFTIDLSGKGK; this is translated from the coding sequence ATGAGAAAAACAGTATTATATGGCGTTTTGGCCTTTTGTTTGGTTGTGTTGAATTCTTGTTTGGGAGACCCGGCCACCCAGTTGACGATGGCCAACCAGGCAGGTGTCGTGGTGACCGGATACGGGCCGGGTAAGGCTATTTATACCAAGGGGGACGTTGTGGTTTCTTCGGAAGACTTCCAGAATGCCAATGTGGAAAACGGAGAATGTATCTTGTTTGATTACTCCATTGATTATGGGACTGCAAACAATATGGGAGCAGGGACGGATACCAGTTATACCGAGGCTGTTATCTATGAAAATACGATCTCGGAGGTCAATCGTTGGAACTTCTATAATACGTTGACCGATACCTCCGTCGTTGCAAAGGACGAATTGCTGCTTTCTTCCCTCCAGGCACGTTCCGCTTATATCAGAGGCAATTTGTTCCTGTTCACGGAGATAAGCAATCACCCGACAAACCAGGTGGATAGTTTCTCTTTATCCTATAATCCGGATCAATTGTTGGGAGACGATAATATTTATAGCCTCTACCTCCGCACGATCAGGATAAAGGCGGACACGACGAGAGGCGAATCGATGATTATTCCTTGTGCGTTCAATATAGAAGATCTGGTGAAAGAGGCGGGAAAGAATAATTCGGATGAACTGAAGTTCCGGATTAACTATGCCTATTCATTCGGGAAGGATTCTGCGTCGATAAACTGGAAAAGCTCCGATGTGTTTACAATAGACCTGTCGGGAAAAGGCAAATAA
- a CDS encoding BFO_2992 family lipoprotein yields MKKLKVLGLAAIAAGMFSLTSCLDGGGNTQQLSSYAIVDYSSTMRTLIYPLGYYPLYLSTVANDPTYSAGDCVLANFTVDFDSPENANANTNGFYVATGAASSPLAKYSLDFSPLDSTALDNELLLSGSESALLFSNNYKRIVVIPTFASVLTDQKNTYTMSMDYDQEPETVDGTDRVYTLCIRAQKREEGKAPTISNAMDPIAVEGGSLYSMLKGKESAAGKKVVSYRVKYPLTFNSDSTKIATWGYSKISQFSIEEATN; encoded by the coding sequence ATGAAGAAACTTAAAGTTTTAGGGTTGGCAGCCATCGCTGCAGGTATGTTTTCGTTAACCTCTTGTTTGGACGGCGGCGGTAATACACAGCAGCTTTCAAGCTACGCTATTGTAGATTATTCTTCTACGATGAGAACTCTGATTTATCCATTGGGTTATTATCCATTATATTTATCAACAGTAGCCAATGATCCGACCTATAGCGCAGGCGATTGTGTCTTGGCAAACTTTACGGTCGATTTTGATTCTCCGGAGAATGCGAATGCTAATACAAACGGCTTTTATGTAGCGACAGGAGCAGCTTCTTCTCCATTAGCAAAATATAGTTTGGATTTCTCACCATTGGATTCGACGGCATTGGATAACGAATTGCTTTTGTCCGGCTCTGAAAGTGCCTTATTGTTTTCTAATAATTATAAAAGAATCGTTGTTATCCCTACTTTTGCCTCTGTATTGACGGATCAGAAGAACACATATACTATGTCGATGGATTATGATCAGGAACCTGAAACTGTCGACGGAACAGACCGGGTTTATACGTTGTGCATACGTGCTCAAAAGCGGGAAGAGGGAAAAGCGCCAACCATTAGCAATGCTATGGACCCGATCGCTGTTGAAGGTGGTTCATTATATTCCATGTTGAAAGGAAAAGAATCGGCAGCCGGTAAGAAGGTTGTAAGTTATCGTGTAAAATATCCGTTGACATTCAATTCGGATTCGACAAAGATCGCGACTTGGGGATATTCTAAGATTTCCCAATTCTCGATTGAGGAAGCGACCAATTAA
- a CDS encoding porin family protein: MKDKERDIFDDLCRSKLQDFEADTMPGDWEAIADRLAVKKSVPFRRTLRYWAAAAVISLLVLTGGIYVFNHDREHLPIAETQEYLPVVETTPAVPARPSQNKMAVVASAPVGRMAKRAVAQVAATTAFRSDRITEDGVVLSPADHDTVAVVSSEASEVEGAAESAMPAGTTHSLLADAAPVEKEEKKARAKRWSFGMGGGSVSAGTSNSLNAYALKNTMMTDQELLQLNSPYFNNQSPKTNIRHKTPVSVGLGVSYSLNDRFSLQSGLNYTFLSSEWETGAIYHGETKQKLHFIGIPLSLSYKIAEWKRIQFYAAAGAMTEVNVAGKLNAKIFVENNEIRHEKKHIRMKEWMWSVNARAGASYPLLRFLSVYAEVGAGYYFDNGSDIETIRSEKPFNVNLQAGFRFGF; this comes from the coding sequence ATGAAGGATAAGGAAAGAGATATATTTGACGATTTGTGCCGTTCGAAGTTGCAAGACTTTGAAGCGGATACGATGCCGGGTGATTGGGAGGCGATAGCCGACCGCCTCGCGGTAAAAAAGTCTGTCCCTTTCCGTCGGACTTTACGCTATTGGGCGGCTGCCGCCGTTATTTCTTTATTAGTGCTAACGGGAGGCATCTATGTCTTTAACCACGATCGGGAACATCTGCCTATAGCCGAAACACAGGAATATCTGCCTGTAGTCGAAACAACACCTGCTGTTCCGGCCCGACCCTCTCAAAATAAGATGGCTGTTGTCGCTTCCGCACCGGTTGGCCGGATGGCAAAACGTGCCGTAGCGCAAGTTGCGGCCACTACTGCATTTCGTTCAGATAGGATAACGGAAGACGGCGTCGTCCTCTCGCCGGCAGACCATGATACTGTCGCAGTGGTGTCTTCCGAAGCATCCGAAGTGGAGGGAGCGGCCGAATCGGCAATGCCGGCCGGAACGACGCACTCTTTGCTTGCAGATGCTGCGCCGGTGGAAAAAGAAGAAAAGAAGGCGCGGGCAAAAAGATGGAGTTTCGGAATGGGCGGCGGTAGCGTGAGTGCCGGAACATCCAATTCTTTGAATGCCTATGCTTTAAAGAATACGATGATGACAGACCAGGAACTGTTGCAATTGAATTCCCCGTATTTCAATAACCAGTCCCCGAAAACGAATATTCGCCATAAGACACCGGTTTCGGTCGGATTGGGTGTCAGTTATTCTTTGAATGACCGTTTTTCCCTCCAGTCAGGTTTAAATTATACATTCCTCTCTTCCGAATGGGAGACCGGTGCCATCTATCATGGCGAGACGAAACAGAAGCTACATTTTATCGGAATCCCTCTTTCTTTGTCCTATAAGATAGCAGAATGGAAGCGTATTCAATTCTATGCAGCGGCGGGAGCCATGACCGAGGTCAATGTTGCCGGTAAGCTGAATGCCAAAATATTTGTGGAAAACAATGAAATTCGTCACGAGAAGAAGCATATCCGTATGAAAGAATGGATGTGGTCTGTGAATGCCCGTGCCGGTGCCAGCTATCCGTTGCTCCGTTTCTTAAGTGTTTATGCGGAAGTGGGAGCCGGTTATTATTTCGATAACGGAAGCGATATCGAAACGATCCGTTCCGAGAAACCGTTTAATGTGAATTTGCAGGCGGGTTTCCGTTTCGGCTTTTGA
- a CDS encoding RNA polymerase sigma factor, translating to MTEKQLIEGCRNGERLAQKELYETYSRKMMGVCLRYVSDRETARDLLQDGFVKVFTSMDSYSGLGSFEGWMRKIFVNCALEYLRKSDVLREAADLDNTVELIHPDSSAISDMSAAELMKLVQELPAGFRTVFNLFAIEGYSHKEISEMMNITESTSRSQFTRAKQLLQRRINELY from the coding sequence ATGACGGAGAAACAACTGATAGAGGGTTGTAGGAATGGGGAAAGGCTGGCTCAGAAGGAGCTGTACGAAACGTATTCCCGTAAAATGATGGGAGTTTGCCTGCGTTATGTCAGCGACAGGGAGACTGCCCGTGATTTGCTACAGGACGGTTTTGTAAAAGTCTTCACCAGTATGGACTCTTATTCGGGACTCGGGTCGTTTGAGGGGTGGATGCGAAAGATCTTTGTCAATTGTGCGTTGGAGTATTTGCGCAAATCGGATGTTTTGCGTGAGGCTGCCGATCTGGATAATACGGTGGAATTGATCCATCCGGACAGTTCTGCCATATCCGACATGTCGGCAGCCGAGTTGATGAAACTGGTGCAGGAACTTCCTGCCGGTTTTCGTACGGTGTTTAACCTGTTTGCAATAGAAGGTTATTCGCATAAGGAGATTAGCGAGATGATGAATATAACGGAAAGTACATCCCGGTCGCAGTTTACGCGTGCCAAACAATTATTACAACGCAGGATTAATGAATTGTATTGA
- a CDS encoding cation transporter produces the protein MIRLLAILICAVFTFSTAYAQDAKKKKETVTFFVEGMDCANCVKKIEKNIAFEKGVTDLKCDLSTRTAAVTYRADKTSKTKLASAFKKIGMEATPVDNGAGCPVDPAKKK, from the coding sequence ATGATTCGTTTATTAGCAATTTTAATCTGTGCCGTATTTACTTTTTCAACGGCCTATGCGCAAGATGCGAAAAAGAAAAAGGAGACAGTGACTTTCTTTGTCGAAGGAATGGATTGTGCCAACTGTGTCAAAAAGATCGAGAAGAACATCGCTTTCGAGAAAGGGGTGACCGATCTCAAGTGCGATCTGAGCACCCGTACGGCGGCCGTTACTTATCGTGCGGATAAGACATCCAAGACGAAGCTGGCTTCCGCCTTTAAGAAAATAGGGATGGAAGCGACCCCTGTAGACAATGGCGCCGGTTGCCCGGTTGACCCTGCCAAAAAAAAGTGA